Proteins co-encoded in one Arthrobacter sp. ERGS1:01 genomic window:
- a CDS encoding GntR family transcriptional regulator has translation MAARVTATSIVEAVSDDLRARILSGRLSPAEAVTESEVAGFYSVARPTAKAAIEKLVAEGLLVRGTHKSARVADLGPDSVRDIYLARAYLESEILRRLAAGKVVPAGAVQANQDILELADAGEMALVEPDMRFHTSLVDAVGNERTSRMYRSLVSEVRLCMTRVQSLHLLERATIHSEHQQILEHLAAGDAEAAAATLDAHLSTARERLAAALGG, from the coding sequence ATGGCAGCACGGGTAACGGCAACATCGATTGTCGAGGCGGTCAGCGACGACCTTCGCGCGCGCATCCTCTCCGGCAGACTATCCCCGGCCGAGGCCGTCACGGAGTCGGAGGTGGCCGGTTTCTATTCGGTGGCCCGGCCCACGGCGAAGGCCGCGATTGAGAAGCTCGTGGCCGAGGGCCTGTTGGTCCGCGGGACCCATAAGAGCGCCCGGGTTGCCGATCTTGGCCCGGATTCCGTGCGCGACATCTACCTGGCCCGCGCCTACCTGGAAAGTGAGATCCTCCGACGCCTGGCCGCGGGCAAAGTGGTGCCCGCGGGCGCAGTGCAGGCCAACCAGGACATCCTTGAGTTGGCGGACGCGGGCGAGATGGCCCTGGTGGAGCCGGATATGCGCTTCCACACCTCACTCGTGGATGCCGTGGGGAACGAACGAACCTCGCGCATGTACAGGTCACTGGTCAGTGAGGTGCGGCTGTGCATGACGCGGGTGCAATCCCTCCACCTGCTGGAGCGCGCCACGATTCACTCCGAACACCAGCAGATCCTTGAGCACCTGGCCGCGGGCGACGCCGAGGCTGCCGCCGCCACCCTGGATGCGCACCTGTCCACGGCCCGCGAGCGGCTGGCTGCGGCGCTGGGCGGCTGA
- a CDS encoding DUF899 family protein gives MAIPQVVSADEWRQAREKLLIAEKEATRAQDALAARRRRLPMVAFDNYTFTSTTGEVTLLELFGENDLLALYQFMDVGPEALCPGCTHFTNNVTALDVLADNGTSWATVSNMPIEQIDRVKAEKGWTLPFHSSRDTSFAKDCGADGGFLLNVFFRDGDQIYRSYSTTQRGVDRLLFVNNILDLTAYGRQEDWEDSPEGWPQHPTYG, from the coding sequence ATGGCTATCCCACAGGTGGTATCCGCCGACGAATGGCGGCAGGCTCGCGAAAAACTCTTGATTGCGGAGAAGGAGGCAACCCGCGCCCAGGACGCACTGGCAGCGCGCCGACGCCGGCTGCCAATGGTCGCTTTCGACAACTACACGTTCACCTCAACCACGGGCGAGGTGACGCTGCTCGAACTGTTCGGCGAAAACGACCTGCTGGCCCTCTACCAGTTCATGGATGTCGGCCCGGAAGCCCTGTGTCCAGGCTGCACCCATTTCACCAACAACGTCACCGCCCTGGACGTGCTCGCCGACAACGGGACGTCGTGGGCCACCGTGTCCAATATGCCAATCGAGCAGATCGACAGGGTCAAGGCTGAAAAAGGCTGGACCTTGCCGTTCCACTCCTCGCGGGACACATCGTTCGCCAAGGATTGCGGAGCGGACGGAGGATTTCTGCTCAACGTCTTCTTCCGTGACGGGGACCAGATCTACCGGAGCTACTCGACAACCCAGCGCGGCGTCGACAGGCTCCTGTTCGTCAACAACATCCTCGACCTGACGGCGTACGGCCGTCAGGAAGACTGGGAGGATTCACCCGAAGGCTGGCCGCAGCATCCCACTTATGGCTGA
- a CDS encoding HNH endonuclease — protein MAAPEWLDPSHLTTPAVNPSSPGAGDDPATAVTLDRAGGGSGHPAHTMSLVSDSDSDSDSGATVQAGPASEAPVDGDLSAGVSVPGVAAVAASATTLGLAGIQSADCREDPVDCGALVGVATALTAGCSAFFDPVVVAQLDAALAHVLADRAAVRAGDADDLLRNALGEGRSLEAVADLAGHAGGTKTAATKAATRAGDATAVLAALGGVVEAGVGFDPFVVDRVDPGALVDVISAAEGAKNALCAVQARAEVLLMAQQRLTQARSGIETNKLGQGVGTQIGLARSESPHRGRQLCELAQVLVRELPHTLTALGTGALNEYRAGIIARETVFLTQDHRAAVDNQLCTDPRQLSGWGNRELAARARKAAYRLEPEVFVQRLEKAETDRYVSLRPAADGMTLLTALLPLRHGVKVLATLTRIADNAKAAGDVRGKGQLMADTLLHRLTNHTPCTPHPNPDRTPDPTLEGSSDPSETPGVRGDGTPPTPLTGTTPATADGPYIPGIRSPRTGGSAVTDAWVASCTQVVEPEILVELIMTDRALFDGANDPAILTGYDPIPAPTARTWILGTTNATSENKAPGGGSTTEDSPGPAGDSDDRVGGGGGGGGGPGPRVWLKRLFTHPGNNILLAMDSKARLFPEGMKEFLRLRDQRCATPWCDAPIRQYDHIKAYAAGGPTTVSNGQGLCTACNQIKETPGWHTHTHQPENPDPDVDHYADNTSKASPTHHGTTIDDTTADGTTLPGTRITTPTGHHYTTQPPPLPGTTA, from the coding sequence ATGGCGGCACCGGAGTGGTTGGACCCCTCCCACCTCACTACCCCTGCGGTGAATCCCTCCAGCCCTGGTGCCGGCGACGATCCTGCCACCGCGGTCACACTCGATCGCGCAGGTGGCGGCTCCGGGCACCCCGCGCACACCATGAGCCTGGTCAGTGACAGTGACAGTGACAGTGACAGTGGCGCAACCGTCCAGGCCGGCCCCGCTTCCGAGGCCCCGGTGGATGGCGACCTGTCCGCCGGCGTATCCGTCCCCGGTGTGGCCGCCGTGGCGGCCTCGGCCACGACCCTGGGGTTGGCTGGTATCCAGTCCGCCGACTGCCGGGAGGATCCGGTGGACTGTGGCGCCCTGGTCGGGGTGGCAACCGCGTTGACCGCCGGGTGTTCGGCGTTTTTTGATCCGGTGGTTGTGGCGCAGCTCGATGCGGCCCTCGCCCACGTGTTAGCGGACCGGGCGGCCGTGCGGGCCGGCGACGCTGATGATCTGCTCCGCAACGCCCTGGGTGAGGGGCGGTCGTTGGAGGCGGTGGCGGATCTGGCCGGCCACGCCGGCGGCACCAAAACCGCCGCCACGAAGGCCGCGACCCGGGCCGGTGATGCCACGGCTGTCCTGGCTGCCCTGGGTGGGGTAGTGGAGGCGGGGGTGGGTTTTGACCCATTCGTGGTGGACCGGGTGGATCCCGGCGCCCTGGTCGATGTCATCTCGGCCGCTGAAGGGGCGAAGAACGCCCTGTGCGCGGTCCAAGCCCGGGCCGAAGTTCTCTTGATGGCCCAGCAACGCCTCACCCAGGCCCGGTCCGGGATCGAGACCAACAAACTCGGCCAGGGTGTGGGGACCCAAATCGGATTAGCCAGGTCGGAGTCGCCGCATCGGGGCCGACAACTCTGTGAACTCGCCCAAGTCCTGGTGCGGGAACTACCCCACACCCTCACCGCCCTAGGGACCGGAGCGTTGAATGAGTACCGGGCCGGAATCATCGCCCGCGAAACCGTCTTCCTCACCCAAGACCACCGAGCCGCTGTTGATAACCAACTCTGTACCGACCCGAGACAACTATCCGGGTGGGGGAATCGTGAACTGGCCGCCCGGGCCCGCAAAGCCGCCTACCGGTTGGAACCGGAAGTCTTCGTGCAGCGGTTGGAGAAAGCAGAAACCGACCGCTATGTTTCCCTGCGTCCGGCCGCGGACGGCATGACCCTGCTCACCGCACTCCTACCCCTCCGCCACGGCGTGAAAGTCCTCGCGACCCTGACCCGGATCGCCGACAACGCGAAAGCCGCCGGCGACGTGCGGGGCAAGGGCCAACTCATGGCCGACACCCTCCTGCACCGCCTCACAAACCACACCCCCTGCACCCCACACCCAAACCCAGACCGGACCCCTGACCCGACACTCGAAGGATCCTCAGACCCCTCGGAAACCCCGGGGGTGAGGGGCGACGGGACCCCTCCCACCCCACTCACCGGTACCACTCCGGCCACCGCTGACGGCCCCTACATCCCGGGCATCCGGAGTCCCCGGACCGGGGGCAGCGCGGTCACTGATGCGTGGGTCGCCTCGTGTACGCAGGTGGTGGAGCCGGAGATCCTGGTGGAGTTGATCATGACGGACCGGGCCCTCTTCGACGGCGCCAACGACCCCGCGATCCTGACCGGCTACGACCCGATCCCAGCCCCCACCGCCCGCACCTGGATCCTAGGCACCACCAATGCCACCAGTGAAAACAAGGCCCCTGGTGGAGGCTCCACAACGGAGGATAGTCCGGGCCCGGCCGGCGACAGCGACGATCGTGTCGGTGGCGGTGGCGGTGGCGGTGGCGGTCCGGGGCCGCGGGTGTGGTTGAAACGGCTCTTTACCCACCCCGGCAACAACATACTGTTGGCCATGGATTCGAAAGCGAGGTTGTTTCCGGAGGGCATGAAGGAATTCCTGCGCCTGCGCGATCAACGCTGTGCGACGCCCTGGTGTGATGCGCCGATCCGCCAATACGACCACATCAAGGCCTACGCCGCCGGCGGACCCACCACCGTATCCAACGGCCAGGGACTGTGCACCGCCTGCAACCAAATCAAGGAAACCCCCGGCTGGCACACCCACACACACCAGCCAGAAAACCCGGACCCCGACGTTGACCACTACGCCGACAACACCAGCAAGGCCAGCCCAACCCACCACGGCACCACCATCGATGACACCACCGCCGACGGCACCACCCTGCCCGGCACCCGAATCACCACCCCCACCGGCCACCACTACACCACCCAACCACCACCCCTCCCCGGCACGACGGCGTGA
- the rraA gene encoding ribonuclease E activity regulator RraA: MTFTTADLMDERGPELAAVSVQFRMFGTPAQFSGPARTVRCFQDNAIVKATLATPGNGAVLVIDGGGSLETALMGDMIAQSAVDNGWSGVIINGAIRDSVVVNTLPLGVKALGTNPTKSAKAGTGESEVPVSLGQVTIRPGAMVYADADGIVVER; encoded by the coding sequence ATGACTTTCACAACCGCAGACCTCATGGATGAACGGGGCCCGGAACTGGCGGCCGTGTCCGTGCAGTTCCGGATGTTCGGCACGCCGGCACAATTCAGCGGCCCGGCCCGCACCGTCCGCTGCTTCCAGGACAACGCCATCGTCAAGGCGACATTGGCAACCCCCGGCAACGGCGCAGTCCTGGTGATCGACGGCGGCGGCTCGCTGGAGACGGCCCTCATGGGAGACATGATTGCCCAATCCGCGGTGGACAACGGCTGGTCGGGCGTCATCATCAACGGCGCGATCCGCGACAGCGTGGTGGTCAACACCCTGCCGCTGGGTGTGAAGGCGCTGGGCACCAACCCCACCAAGAGCGCCAAGGCGGGCACCGGCGAAAGCGAGGTGCCGGTGAGCCTTGGCCAGGTCACGATCCGCCCGGGCGCAATGGTCTACGCCGACGCGGACGGCATCGTGGTGGAACGCTAG
- a CDS encoding low temperature requirement protein A, with product MPENPLRHAVARMGGRDPHEQNRASTPLELFFDLTFAIAFGVAAGLFAQSLAEGHVGTGLISFAFAMFAVIWAWINFSWFASAYDTDDWVFRLVTMVQMIGVLILAMGIDRMFSSIQAGVHVDNSVMVAGYVVMRLALLFQWLRAAKQDPRRRATCLRYAKYLAVAQVGWILVIVVNTSVGVMFLMAIPLFLLEMATPVIAERKTQTPWHAHHIAERYSLLAIISLGECLVGTIDALRAVVLTGGWKPDTAVVGLAGTGLAFAMWWLYFIFPAGQALHLRRNRAFIFGYAHMLIFASITATGAGLRVYALYLQGETHIGPAAVVASVAVPVVLFAVTLTVLYAAMVQLDPLHVWLGAGLTTTSALAVVLAAAGLSLTLCLLLVLAAPAATIVVDERIGHRHRARALAELGKRAGQAGPEQA from the coding sequence ATGCCCGAGAACCCGCTGCGGCACGCCGTCGCCCGGATGGGCGGGCGCGACCCCCACGAGCAAAACCGCGCCTCCACGCCCCTGGAGCTCTTCTTTGACCTGACGTTCGCCATCGCGTTTGGCGTCGCGGCCGGCCTGTTCGCCCAAAGCCTCGCCGAAGGGCACGTGGGCACGGGGCTGATCAGTTTCGCGTTCGCCATGTTCGCCGTCATTTGGGCGTGGATCAACTTCAGCTGGTTTGCGAGCGCCTACGACACCGACGACTGGGTGTTCCGCCTTGTCACCATGGTCCAGATGATCGGCGTGCTGATCCTGGCCATGGGCATCGACCGCATGTTCAGCTCCATCCAGGCCGGTGTCCACGTGGACAACAGCGTCATGGTGGCCGGCTACGTTGTGATGCGCCTGGCGCTGCTCTTCCAATGGCTGCGGGCGGCCAAGCAGGATCCGCGGCGCCGGGCCACCTGCCTGAGGTATGCCAAGTACCTAGCGGTGGCGCAAGTGGGCTGGATCCTGGTGATCGTGGTGAACACGAGCGTCGGCGTGATGTTCCTGATGGCCATTCCGCTGTTCCTGCTCGAGATGGCAACGCCGGTGATCGCCGAACGCAAGACCCAAACGCCCTGGCATGCACACCACATTGCCGAGCGCTACAGCCTGCTGGCCATCATTTCCCTGGGTGAGTGCCTGGTGGGCACCATCGACGCCCTGCGCGCAGTGGTTTTGACCGGCGGCTGGAAGCCGGACACCGCCGTCGTGGGACTGGCCGGAACGGGCCTGGCGTTTGCCATGTGGTGGCTGTACTTCATCTTCCCGGCCGGCCAGGCACTGCATCTGCGCCGGAACAGGGCGTTCATCTTTGGCTACGCGCACATGCTGATCTTCGCCTCGATCACGGCCACCGGGGCGGGACTGCGCGTCTATGCCCTCTACCTCCAGGGCGAAACGCACATTGGGCCGGCCGCGGTGGTCGCCTCGGTGGCCGTCCCCGTGGTGCTTTTCGCCGTGACCCTGACGGTCCTGTACGCGGCCATGGTCCAGCTCGACCCACTCCATGTGTGGCTCGGCGCGGGACTAACGACGACGTCGGCCCTGGCCGTGGTGCTTGCCGCGGCCGGGCTGTCGCTCACCTTGTGCCTGCTTCTGGTGCTGGCCGCCCCGGCGGCGACCATAGTGGTGGACGAACGGATTGGACACCGGCACCGGGCCCGGGCGCTGGCCGAACTTGGCAAGCGCGCCGGGCAAGCCGGGCCGGAGCAGGCTTAG
- a CDS encoding NADPH-dependent F420 reductase, giving the protein MTTIGIIGAGHIGSQIARKSVQLGYDVVISNSRGPETLAELVAELGPRARAATAGEAAAAADFAVVTVPLKSYRDVPADALAGKVVIDTNNYYWERDGHIPALDDGEATTSGLLQEHLADSRVAKGFNHIAAPDITSDGTPAGTENRRALATASDHADAAALVTGLYDEFGFDTINIGPLSESWRVERDRPAYVVRQNAAELTANLAKAPRTI; this is encoded by the coding sequence ATGACAACCATAGGAATCATCGGAGCAGGACACATTGGCAGCCAGATCGCACGCAAGTCCGTGCAGCTTGGCTATGACGTCGTCATCAGCAACTCCCGGGGGCCCGAAACCCTCGCCGAGCTGGTGGCGGAACTGGGGCCGCGCGCCCGGGCCGCAACGGCCGGCGAGGCAGCGGCGGCGGCCGATTTCGCCGTCGTCACTGTGCCGCTGAAGAGCTACCGGGACGTTCCGGCGGACGCTCTGGCCGGGAAGGTCGTGATTGACACGAACAACTACTACTGGGAGCGCGACGGCCACATCCCCGCCCTGGACGACGGCGAGGCCACCACCTCGGGGCTGCTCCAGGAACATTTGGCGGATTCCCGGGTGGCCAAGGGCTTCAACCACATCGCGGCGCCCGACATCACGAGCGACGGCACCCCCGCCGGCACCGAAAACCGGCGGGCGCTGGCCACGGCAAGCGACCACGCCGACGCCGCCGCCCTGGTGACGGGCCTCTACGACGAGTTCGGCTTCGACACCATCAACATCGGCCCGCTGTCCGAGAGCTGGCGCGTGGAACGGGACCGCCCCGCCTACGTGGTTCGCCAGAACGCCGCCGAACTCACCGCGAACCTGGCCAAGGCGCCCCGCACAATCTAA
- a CDS encoding acyl-CoA thioesterase: MDIAEKVPEAHDDGGTRLTVHVPMRWGDMDAYGHINNVEVLRILEEARVHAFGPPAGTGLPGVDVERPIFTDLPAGTQSLVVEHRVKYLSPLNYRNIPARIEVWVSAVKGASFTVAYAIFDPVAGTRCVIAETVLAFFNEVSGTLLRVAPEKKAQLAPLLGPANFR; the protein is encoded by the coding sequence ATGGACATTGCGGAAAAGGTTCCCGAAGCGCACGACGACGGCGGCACCCGGCTGACTGTGCACGTCCCCATGCGCTGGGGGGACATGGACGCCTACGGGCACATCAACAACGTGGAGGTGCTGCGGATTCTCGAGGAGGCACGCGTCCACGCCTTCGGTCCGCCGGCCGGCACGGGACTGCCCGGGGTGGACGTGGAGCGGCCCATTTTCACCGACCTGCCCGCGGGCACCCAGTCGCTCGTGGTGGAACACCGTGTGAAGTATCTCTCGCCACTGAACTACCGCAACATCCCCGCCCGGATCGAGGTGTGGGTCAGTGCCGTCAAGGGTGCCAGCTTCACGGTGGCCTACGCGATCTTCGACCCGGTGGCGGGCACCCGGTGCGTCATTGCCGAGACCGTCCTGGCATTCTTCAATGAGGTTAGCGGCACACTGCTGCGCGTCGCCCCCGAAAAGAAGGCGCAGTTGGCGCCCCTGCTGGGCCCCGCCAACTTCCGCTGA
- a CDS encoding metal-dependent hydrolase, with protein MMGPHHAACGAAAWLAVTTRFHIDLTGAAHTLAFLPPGIDVGLGLLPVSASGVLAGTIVTAGAALLPDADHRHATIAHSLPPLSNAMCIEVGRLSGGHRHGTHSVLGMAVFVGIALLAGMWTAQLAPFGTIYPGAGILSVLLGAFAAKALKFIPDTMRKFPWILGLALGAFITFFAPQEQFWFPLAVALGVAVHIAGDMLTTGGCNLMWPLSLRPPKFARKIPLVRNVWKRNGSVAIPVLGNAGSYREWMLLVPVSAYAVFGIVGTTARWFS; from the coding sequence ATGATGGGACCCCACCACGCCGCATGCGGCGCCGCCGCCTGGCTGGCCGTCACCACCCGTTTCCACATTGACCTGACCGGGGCCGCGCACACGCTCGCGTTCCTGCCGCCCGGGATCGACGTGGGCCTGGGCCTTTTGCCTGTCAGCGCCTCGGGCGTCTTGGCCGGCACCATCGTCACCGCCGGTGCCGCGCTATTGCCCGACGCCGACCACCGGCATGCGACGATCGCCCACTCGCTGCCTCCCCTCTCCAACGCCATGTGCATCGAGGTGGGCCGGCTTTCCGGCGGGCACCGGCACGGCACCCACTCGGTGCTGGGCATGGCAGTTTTTGTGGGCATCGCGCTGCTGGCCGGCATGTGGACGGCCCAGCTGGCACCGTTTGGCACCATCTATCCGGGCGCCGGCATCCTGTCGGTGCTGCTGGGCGCCTTTGCCGCGAAGGCGCTGAAGTTCATCCCGGATACCATGCGCAAGTTCCCGTGGATCCTCGGCCTGGCGCTGGGCGCGTTCATCACGTTCTTTGCCCCGCAGGAGCAGTTTTGGTTCCCGCTGGCCGTGGCCCTGGGCGTGGCCGTGCACATTGCCGGGGACATGCTCACCACGGGAGGGTGCAACCTGATGTGGCCGCTGAGCCTGCGCCCGCCGAAGTTTGCCCGGAAAATTCCGCTGGTTCGGAACGTGTGGAAGCGCAACGGCAGCGTCGCCATTCCGGTGCTGGGCAACGCCGGCTCCTACCGGGAGTGGATGCTGCTGGTGCCGGTCAGCGCCTACGCCGTCTTTGGCATCGTGGGCACCACGGCCCGCTGGTTTAGCTAG
- a CDS encoding GntR family transcriptional regulator produces the protein MSIDPALATLKVAGGSAKHAQTGQWVAEVLRNSITDGALTPGTKLSEQSLGEVLGVSRNTLREAFAALSAERIVTRIPNRGVFVARPSAAEVREMYSVRRMLEPAALQFAPPPSPNALAALAAVVRRGREGRAHADVAAMAGANQEFHRQVVALSGSDRLDALMAQVLAEMRLVFHAMAGEPAFHEPFVTENARILEQLEAGRREQAARDMAGYLDRAESGLLAVLES, from the coding sequence GTGAGCATTGACCCCGCACTGGCAACACTGAAGGTGGCTGGCGGCTCCGCGAAGCACGCCCAAACCGGGCAGTGGGTGGCGGAGGTGCTGCGCAACAGCATCACCGACGGCGCACTCACCCCGGGCACCAAACTGTCCGAACAGTCGCTGGGGGAGGTCTTGGGAGTTTCCCGGAACACCCTGCGGGAGGCCTTCGCGGCGCTGAGTGCGGAACGGATCGTCACGCGCATTCCCAACCGTGGCGTCTTTGTGGCCCGGCCGTCCGCGGCGGAGGTCCGCGAAATGTACAGCGTCCGGCGCATGCTCGAACCCGCGGCCCTGCAGTTCGCGCCGCCGCCTTCCCCGAACGCCCTGGCCGCACTGGCCGCGGTGGTGCGGCGCGGCCGGGAAGGACGCGCGCACGCCGACGTCGCCGCCATGGCCGGCGCGAACCAGGAGTTCCACCGGCAGGTGGTGGCACTGTCCGGCAGCGACCGGCTCGACGCCCTCATGGCGCAGGTCCTGGCCGAGATGCGCCTGGTCTTCCACGCCATGGCCGGCGAACCGGCCTTCCACGAACCCTTTGTCACCGAGAACGCCCGCATCCTCGAACAGTTGGAGGCGGGCCGCCGCGAGCAGGCGGCGCGGGACATGGCCGGCTACCTGGACAGGGCTGAATCCGGCTTGCTGGCCGTCCTTGAAAGCTGA
- a CDS encoding GNAT family N-acetyltransferase: protein MLIAASEIQIPQQPPYPIHTKRLRLRPVTVEDLDAVNAYRSQPDVVRYLPHPPQSLADTALTVKSMAAQSPLTEPGQWLDLAVEFGESSEPVGEVLLKWNADNPRLGEIGFVFNPEVQGKGIAFEACTAALNLAFNDFGWHRIEGICDARNDKSAGLMTRLGMRREALFVESDWSKGEWVSLLHFGILAREWQARG from the coding sequence ATGCTGATTGCCGCCTCAGAAATCCAGATTCCGCAGCAACCCCCGTACCCGATCCACACCAAACGGCTCCGCCTGCGCCCCGTCACGGTGGAAGACCTCGACGCCGTCAACGCCTACCGCTCGCAGCCGGACGTGGTCCGCTACCTGCCCCATCCGCCGCAGTCCCTGGCCGACACCGCGCTGACCGTGAAGTCGATGGCCGCACAGTCGCCCCTGACGGAACCGGGGCAGTGGCTGGACCTGGCCGTTGAATTCGGCGAATCCAGCGAACCCGTGGGCGAGGTCCTGTTGAAGTGGAACGCCGACAATCCCCGGCTCGGCGAGATTGGCTTTGTGTTCAACCCCGAGGTGCAGGGAAAGGGAATTGCCTTTGAGGCGTGCACCGCCGCGCTCAACCTTGCCTTCAATGACTTTGGCTGGCACCGGATCGAAGGGATCTGCGACGCCCGCAATGACAAGTCTGCCGGGCTGATGACCCGACTGGGCATGCGCCGCGAAGCATTGTTCGTGGAATCCGATTGGTCCAAGGGCGAATGGGTCTCGCTGCTGCACTTTGGCATCCTGGCCCGCGAATGGCAGGCCCGCGGGTGA
- a CDS encoding DUF456 domain-containing protein: MDAQIVWTVICGLAIVVGAVGVIIPVLPGSLLIAGSLLAWALVVGGPVGWVVFGVGAVFVAAGMLSSAVLTGRAMKARKIPGRSVVAGLVLGIVGFFVIPVVGLLIGFAVGLFLSELQRHKAFRPALESSGAALKATGLGMVAEFGFASLAAGTWAAGVVVYFVGR, from the coding sequence ATGGATGCGCAGATCGTGTGGACAGTTATATGTGGCCTCGCCATTGTGGTCGGTGCGGTCGGCGTCATCATTCCCGTACTACCCGGGAGCCTGCTGATCGCGGGCAGCCTGCTGGCGTGGGCGCTCGTGGTGGGCGGCCCCGTTGGCTGGGTCGTTTTTGGCGTGGGGGCCGTCTTCGTGGCGGCCGGAATGCTTTCCAGCGCCGTCCTGACGGGCCGGGCCATGAAGGCCCGCAAGATACCGGGCCGCTCCGTGGTTGCCGGGCTGGTCCTGGGCATCGTCGGATTTTTTGTGATCCCCGTAGTGGGGTTGCTCATCGGCTTCGCCGTGGGCCTGTTCCTCTCCGAACTCCAGCGGCACAAGGCGTTCCGGCCGGCGCTGGAATCATCCGGGGCCGCGCTGAAGGCCACCGGACTGGGCATGGTGGCGGAGTTCGGCTTTGCCTCACTCGCGGCTGGAACCTGGGCGGCCGGCGTCGTCGTTTATTTTGTGGGCCGGTAA